The Alnus glutinosa chromosome 1, dhAlnGlut1.1, whole genome shotgun sequence region CCAAACTTATTCTTCAATAGATCAACCTAATTTATAACAGAAGAAGAATGAGTTTTTTATGTGACTGGTCCATTCATCCTGACAGGTCATCTCCACAATCACAGAAGAAGACAGAGAgaaaggggggagggggaaggaagaagaaaattgaaCAGCGCCTATTCAACATGTCCTTATGGTTCATCTTCTTGGTTTTACAGAGAGAATCAGGGACACATGGCTGCCACAATTTGGGTCCACAAAAGCAAAACCATACAGCAGGTGTCAAATATGGGAATTAGGGACTACTATAGTTCCATGAAACCTATGTTTTTAACGATTGTGGAATACATCTAGATAGAAGACATAAATTAATGAAGGGCCAGATAACAGAAAAGTAGATATGCAAATTGAAATATACCTTTTCTTTACTCCCAGCACTTCCTACAACATAACAACCAAACATTTTGGCGAATTGTCCAACAAGCTGACCAACTGCGCCAGATGCTGCGGAAATGAAGACATATTCTCCTTTCTTAGGAGAACAAACTTCATAGAAACCAGCATAAGCAGTCATACCAGGCATAcctatttgaaaagaaaagaaaaaaacatattgaCACAGATTAACCGAGGGAATTCAACATGACGCCCACAGGAGCACAAAATCTTAAACCAATGAAACCACTCCTTGAGACATGCAGCTCAAAAGGGAATGTAGCATAatcatcatctttttttttttttgataagttgtaGCATAATCATCATCTTCTAAATCtcaaatcaatcaaaacttCATAGAATGAGCAAACAACGTACCAAGAAGTCCAGTATAGTAGGAAAGGGGTACATCAGTGTGCTGGATCTTATGCAGGCTTTCGGTTGCAGTGATTAGGCTGTACTCCTCCCATCCAGTAGTCCCCCAAATTAAGTCACCTGCCTTAAAGTCTGGGTGCCCAGAATCCAAAACTTTAGCCACTCCATACCCAGTTAATGGCTGCGAGTTTCCAGCAGGAGAAGATCACAATTTGAAACTCAAAATGTACACAATTTCAATTTAAACAAGCAAGCACGCGTCATATAAAATGTTCTCCCAGTAATCTTTCCAATCTTTCAAAATATTAGTTCAATTTTCAGGTTAGCCCTGTTCAagtatttgttttctttcctgTCATTCACTCCTCCCCAAGAACCAAAAGAgatatactcaaaaaaaaatataaaaataaataaataaaaaaataaaataaaaaaacaaatattccgAAAACCCATCGACTACCCaccaagaattttttttttttttttttaaaacacatgtTTGATCTTCTAATTTTAATTCCCATGtccaaaaatttaaactttGTTCTGTCATAAATCATCAAAAACAATTTCAGTCTCAATTTCCAACTACCAATACCCTCAGCCAAGAAAAAACATGGGATAAAGGAAAGCgaagggaaaaaaatatatattcaaagtgTCATCTTGCTATGCTATAATTACTATGGATCTCCAAAATCTAAAGGACCCAATTCAAATAAGTCATCAATCAGTAAAAAAATTCAGAACCCCATTTCCCCATACAACTTTTTCGGGTACCAAACAGCGATACTCACAGAGCCAGGGGTGTAAAAATTGAACCCGCTAAGATGGACTCGTGGCATCCGAATTCGCATGACGGGGTCGCAGGACAAGTAGAGGTTTTTCACCAGAACGGCATTGGAACCTTCGGGGACCTTCAATTTGATGGTACTAGTGGTGACGTACATGTCCGATTCCTTTGGAAAACCAGTGACATAGTCCCTGAATATCACCTGCTTGTTGCTCACTACTTCCTCTCCTTTAACGCTCGCCATTGATAAACCAACACTCTTTCACTgtctctgtctgtctgtctgtctgtgTTTCGACGTTTGCCATGCAGCGGGAAAGGCAAGAGGTTGGATTTTGTAGCGCACAGGTCCTAGTGCTTGTGTCACTGATGATGTAATGTATGGGCCATGAGGGGCAGTCAGCAGTGACGATCCACTTGCGAGAGGGAAGTCCGTCAATGCTAATTTTACGTCAttagtaataaatttttttattttttatttttattggtttctGTAACCCTGGAATGTTCTAAATTCTTGTAATGCTGCTCTTGTCCAACGTAAGTAGTCTATCTcaaattacatgttttttttttaaaggaattgTAAATGATATGTTTATTTGATAGTATTACCATCTCATCTCATCCCACCTTCATTTTATTGAATTAATGTGATAATATTTATCGGTACTTAATtcaacccttatatatatatatatatatatatatatatatatatatatatatatatatatattaaaacgtTGATGGCACGATCATATCGGTCCAGTGAGATAGagtgtagtatataacattattatgtttattattattcgagtttaataaaagagtaatgttaaataCTACATCCTATTTCACTTAGTCGATGTGTCAATATCCATCacctcttgaattttttttattttttattttaacaagagTCGATTTAAAGGATGATAAGCACCGTCACATAAGCCTAGTGAGATAGAGACTCTCTTGGGAATCTAGAATACAACTCAAGGTTCCAAATAGATCAAACGCACTTTTGGTTAAAAAAACTCTACTTGGCCTATGAGCTATGGCttgcaattttttacatgacccgTGAACACAATATGAacttaacacaaaattagcgaTTTAGGGTTTGGTATAATTGGGTTCGGGTCACTACCAGAACTAACCCGCTTAACCTTTGGGTGacccatttattaaattatataattttttttataatacatACAAATTGAAACAGGTCAAACAAGTCAAGTACAGGTCAAAACATATCATGTTGGGTTGACCCAATATGACATGTTCATTAGATGAGTTATGAAGGTCAGGTCGTAGCGGGTCAATCCAACATGACTCATTTATTAAATGGGTCAAGATTAAAGGGGTTGACCCATTTAACTAGACGAGTCATGTTGGGGTTGACTCTTAACGAATTTATAGGTTAAGTGAGTCAACTCGAACCCGACATGTCAACCCATACTGCGAGTCCTGATGAACGAAGTCTATATTCAAGTGTTTTAATTAGCTTCCTTCACCTCCGGCTCTCTGAGCTAGCCTTGCCCCTTGAATCATGTAAAGGGAAAGGGAACTCAAACATTGTAATTACTTTGTCTTCTTATATTTCATTCTTGTTAGCTGCAATAATTTTTTGTGATCAGCAAAATATTTGAAGTGCCTCAAGTTCTGAAACAGTTTCACTTAACTCCCATATGGATACGTGGTTTTGAGCCTGCAATTGTGATTTGTGAACCTTTTTCTTGATAGAAACTTGTAGCCTCTATATAGGTTTGGAGTGCCAAACTTTTAGACTCGAAGCACCCAGATTTCAAGGAAGGGATACTTGATTTGGGGAAACACTAGATAGGAAGAGTACAGAATTATCACAGCACCAGAAGGCCTCTTTATAAACTCCAGCACATTGATGtacccttttccttttcctacaATACACGAATTCTTCCTAAGTTGTTTCATCATTTGATAGATTTTAGGTTGATTTTTGTCTTGAAAGAAAACGATTTTACAACGTAATTAGTAAGAATAAGTTGTGATTCAATCAATGCCAACGTGAGATGAATCACACGATCATGGCATAGAAACCAACGGGAAACAGTTGCAAACATGCTACTACATATAAAAGGTAACCAACAATCAAGTAAAAATGACTTTTGGCCTTTGCTCAAAAATGTCTCTAAGAATTTCTCCACTTTCATTTTTCAAGCACTTTTCTGACTTAAATATTAGAGTTATCCTTCACTGGTACCTCTGCTAGGCTCCGTTGcttatcatttttctctttcactGGTGCGAAATGTGTTGGAAATAAAGATGTGGAACtacaaaaattaatgaaagcaaaataaatacTGTATAAAAATCACTAAACTCTGGGACAGTAAGACGAATATTAATCTGTCCCttaaacaaatatgtaagaaaaatatattttataaattacaaatgTAGTTTATTACAGCTCCAACTATTGGAAAAACAGTTTTTGACTGTTGAAAAAGCAATTAGAAAATGTAGTTTCTGACGGTTGAAAAAACagttaaatattcaaaaatatgactgttaAAATAGCAGTTGTACAcataagaaaaatacacacgTAAATAATAAGCTTGTGGCTCATGTGCGATGATGCACAAGTGCTAAGTGCATCTACAGC contains the following coding sequences:
- the LOC133858627 gene encoding 2-alkenal reductase (NADP(+)-dependent)-like: MASVKGEEVVSNKQVIFRDYVTGFPKESDMYVTTSTIKLKVPEGSNAVLVKNLYLSCDPVMRIRMPRVHLSGFNFYTPGSPLTGYGVAKVLDSGHPDFKAGDLIWGTTGWEEYSLITATESLHKIQHTDVPLSYYTGLLGMPGMTAYAGFYEVCSPKKGEYVFISAASGAVGQLVGQFAKMFGCYVVGSAGSKEKVDLLKNKFGFDNAFNYKEEHDLDAALKRYLPEGIDIYFENVGGKTLDAVLLNMRVHGRIAVCGMISQYNLDQPEGVKNLMSLVYKRIHMQGFTVHDYYHLYTKFLDTVLPYIREGKIVYVEDIAEGLESGPAALVGLFSGRNVGKQVVLVARE